The following are encoded in a window of Diorhabda sublineata isolate icDioSubl1.1 chromosome 3, icDioSubl1.1, whole genome shotgun sequence genomic DNA:
- the LOC130442031 gene encoding ras-related protein Rab-38-like: protein MNGKNGLTREDIIKINETIRENNLHKQELNFKIIVIGDFGVGKTSIIGRYTEGEFSTQYKITIGADFAVKTLEWDENTRINLHVWDIAGHERFGSLLSVFYRHAVAAAIVFDLTRPETFKSVNKWLLDLRKKLHMPGGKSIPIVILANKGDITMNTLPPEIDEFCRKNDILAWYTTSAKYDINIDEAMIKLTNAAITNHRNLQCSLMTDEDIISLGENSEVLKRDKCCS, encoded by the exons ATGAACGGAAAAAATGGTTTGACGCGAGaggatataataaaaatcaacgaGACGATTCGAGAAAATAATTTACACAAacaagaattgaattttaaaattattgttataggTGACTTCGGTGTCG GCAAAACATCAATTATTGGGAGATATACGGAAG GTGAATTTTCAACACAATATAAAATCACCATTGGAGCAGATTTTGCTGTAAAAACGTTAGAATGGGATGAAAACACCCGAATTAATTTACACGTTTGGGATATTGCAGGCCATGAACGATTCGGAAGTCTATTGAGTGTTTTTTATAGACACGC ggTAGCAGCTGCGATAGTTTTTGATTTAACACGCCCTGAAACATTCAAATCTGTAAACAAG TGGCTTTTGGATTTGAGAAAAAAGCTTCATATGCCCGGGGGAAAATCAATACCTATAGTAATTTTAGCAAATAAAGGTGACATAACCATGAATACATTACCGCCAGAAATCGATGAGTTCTGTCGAAAAAACGATATTTTAGCTTGGTATACCACATCTGCCAAATACGATATTAATATAG acgAAGCTATGATTAAACTGACTAATGCAGCTATAACGAACCACAGGAATTTACAATGTTCGTTAATGACTGACGAAGATATAATCAGTTTGGGTGAAAATTCTGAGGTACTTAAACGGGACAAATGCTGTAGTTAA
- the LOC130442036 gene encoding transcription initiation factor TFIID subunit 12 gives MSVPNLTNSIIQQQNIVINQVPITHTIMTNVSNGVPVVNTIPHTNSEDHKEEIKPGMSMVDTMTGTNLVGVQNLVHNIQVQNPMQQQQKIVQQNNQSSSEPLQVLTKQRLQDLVRETDQTLNLEEEVEEIILSYVDEFVDRCLNGAALIAKNRHNSTIEVKDVQQFLNRNYNMWTPGFGTDELRPYKRSLTTEAHKQRIALIRKTLKKY, from the exons acaacaaaatatcGTAATCAATCAAGTTCCCATAACGCATACTATTATGACAAATGTAAGTAACGGGGTACCAGTAGTAAATACAATTCCTCATACGAATTCTGAAGACcacaaagaagaaataaaaccaGGAATGTCTATGGTAGATACGAtgacag GTACCAATTTAGTTGGAGTACAAAATTTAGTTCATAATATACAAGTTCAAAATCCTAtgcaacaacaacaaaaaattgtccAACAAAATAATCAGTCGTCAAGCGAACCTTTACAAGTATTGACCAAACAACGCTTACAAGATTTAGTTAGAGAAACAGATCAAACACTAAACTTAGAGGAAGAAGTAGAAGAAATTATATTGAGTTACGTAGATGAGTTTGTTGATAGATGTCTCAATGGCGCAGCTCTGATTGCCAAGAATCGTCACAATAGCACCATCGAAGTTAAAGATGTACAGCAATTTTTGAACAGGAATTACAATATGTGGACTCCCGGTTTTGGTACTGATGAATTGAGGCCTTATAAGAGAAGTTTAACTACAGAAGCACATAAACAGAGAATTGCTCTCATAaggaaaactttgaaaaaatattag
- the LOC130442032 gene encoding mitochondrial import inner membrane translocase subunit Tim9 yields MSVPLPPGTGIENIDGDQIKTFKEFLISYNKLTELCFTDCIVDFSSRTIKGKEEKCALNCMEKFLKVNQRISQRFQEFQVLANESAIAAAQKMEKSAG; encoded by the exons atgagcGTACCTTTACCTCCCGGAACTGGAATCGAGAATATTGATGGTGACCAAATTAAAACA TTTAAAGAATTTCTCATATCTTACAATAAACTAACCGAGCTGTGTTTTACTGATTGTATTGTAGACTTTTCATCAAGAACCATAAAAGGCAAAGAA gaaaaatgCGCGCTAAACTGTATGGAGAAATTTCTGAAAGTAAACCAAAGAATATCACAGCGTTTTCAAGAATTCCAAGTTTTAGCTAACGAAAGCGCCATAGCGGCCgctcaaaaaatggaaaaaagtgCAGGATAA
- the LOC130442033 gene encoding insulin-like growth factor-binding protein complex acid labile subunit — protein MNLITIIPILIAVTWVAFSQAEPICIIDTSDETNLICQNVSTVFPNKMYYGNKNLQCQKCNIKVFASSTFVSDNVLLSINISNSELHSIQTSAFKHLGNVQNIYFQNNEISTVESGAFAGLRQVYEIDLTNNLIENLTPGFVKDLEVTYFSVADNLIQEIPDKVFEDVLIITNLILSNNKIRKLNYDSFYGLESTEYLELDNNELCYLPIGTFRNMKDLSFLNLANNKLQRFPMGTFSGLNDLSTLILANNSITTIDGTEFLPMQRLLRLDIQGNNIYYLDAHLIYSSVPTLKYISLENNIYDCALLMNVIQYFKEKKVNIDTRNGYYDVQNINGVVCVEEDVDEYTDKQKFYKKASDQAKLSIAYCA, from the coding sequence ATGAATCTAATAACAATAATACCGATTTTGATTGCCGTAACATGGGTAGCGTTTTCACAAGCCGAACCAATTTGCATAATCGACACTAGCGACGAAACGAATTTAATATGCCAAAACGTCTCTACTGTATTCCCGAACAAAATGTATTACGGCAACAAGAACCTCCAGTGTCAaaaatgtaacataaaagtatttGCTTCGTCAACTTTCGTTAGTGATAACGTGCTTTTATCAATAAACATATCAAATAGCGAATTGCACTCTATACAAACTTCAGCTTTCAAACATTTAGGCAACgtgcaaaatatttatttccaaaacaaCGAGATATCCACCGTGGAGTCCGGTGCTTTCGCCGGCTTGAGACAAGTTTATGAAATCGATTTAACCaataatttaatcgaaaatttaacCCCGGGGTTCGTGAAAGATTTAGAAGTTACTTATTTTTCCGTAGCTGATAATTTGATACAAGAAATCCCCGATAAAGTGTTCGAAGACGTTCTTATTATAACTAATCTCATTTtgtctaataataaaattagaaaactgAATTACGACTCGTTTTACGGTCTAGAATCTACTGAATATCTAGAACTAGATAACAATGAGTTGTGTTATTTACCAATAGGAACGTTCAGGAATATGAAGGAtttgagttttttaaatttagctaATAACAAGTTACAAAGATTTCCCATGGGGACGTTCTCAGGGTTGAACGATCTATCTACTTTAATACTAGCGAATAATTCCATAACAACCATCGATGGTACTGAATTTTTACCAATGCAACGACTTTTAAGATTGGATATCCAAggtaacaatatttattatttagatgcTCATCTTATATATTCCTCAGTCCCCACTTTAAAGTATATTAGTTTGGAAAATAACATCTACGACTGCGCTTTGTTGATGAACGTCATTcagtattttaaagaaaaaaaggtTAATATTGATACCCGGAATGGGTATTACGACGTGCAGAATATCAACGGTGTAGTTTGCGTTGAGGAAGACGTCGATGAATACACAgataaacagaaattttataaaaaagcttCAGATCAAGCCAAACTCTCAATTGCTTATTGTGCTtga